In the genome of uncultured Fusobacterium sp., one region contains:
- a CDS encoding riboflavin synthase has translation MFTGLVEEMGEVLAIENGEKSLKIKIKCKKVLEKSKIGDSIATNGTCLTATELGEDFFTADCMYETVKRTNLKRLNIGDRVNLEKSITLSTPLGGHLVTGDVDCEGSIVSITQEGIAKIYEIEVDRKYMKYVVEKGRVTLDGASLTVMRMTDKTFSVSLIPHTQEMVTLGKKNIGDFINVETDLIGKYVERLLNFSVPEEKKESKITMEFLLENGF, from the coding sequence ATTTTTACAGGACTTGTAGAGGAAATGGGAGAAGTTCTAGCTATTGAAAATGGAGAGAAATCTCTTAAAATAAAGATAAAATGTAAAAAAGTATTGGAAAAAAGTAAAATTGGTGATAGTATAGCAACTAATGGTACTTGTTTAACAGCAACAGAACTAGGAGAAGATTTTTTTACAGCTGACTGTATGTATGAAACAGTTAAAAGAACAAATTTAAAAAGATTAAATATAGGAGATAGAGTTAATCTTGAAAAATCAATTACTTTATCAACTCCACTAGGTGGACATCTTGTAACTGGAGATGTAGATTGTGAAGGAAGTATAGTTTCTATCACTCAAGAGGGAATAGCAAAAATTTATGAGATAGAAGTAGATAGAAAATATATGAAATATGTTGTTGAAAAGGGAAGAGTAACTCTTGATGGAGCTAGTCTTACTGTAATGAGAATGACAGATAAGACATTTAGTGTATCTCTTATTCCACATACTCAAGAGATGGTAACTTTAGGAAAGAAAAATATTGGTGACTTTATAAATGTAGAAACTGATCTGATTGGAAAATATGTTGAAAGATTGCTTAATTTTTCTGTTCCTGAAGAGAAAAAAGAGAGTAAAATAACAATGGAATTTTTATTAGAAAATGGTTTTTAA
- the ribD gene encoding bifunctional diaminohydroxyphosphoribosylaminopyrimidine deaminase/5-amino-6-(5-phosphoribosylamino)uracil reductase RibD, which produces MERALELALKGEGKVNPNPLVGAVVVKNGEIIGEGYHKKYGGPHAEVFALEAAGEEAKGADIYVTLEPCSHYGKTPPCAKKIIEMGIKRCFIASLDPNPLVAGRGIKMMQDAGIEVVTGILEKEAMELNRVFMKYISKKTAYLFLKCGITLDGKIASRTGSSKWITNEIAREKVQKLRNRYMGIMVGINTVLADDPSLTARVEDGRDPYRIVIDPELKIPLTSKFVNFQDKKSILVTSKLNENSEKIEKLIEKDVKILFLEGKEFKIKEILERIGAEGIDAILLEGGSYLISKAFEEDAIDGGEIFIAPKILGDEKAIPFIKGFNFENIDDGFQLKNVKINSYGNNVSVEFYR; this is translated from the coding sequence ATGGAGAGAGCTTTAGAACTAGCTTTAAAAGGAGAAGGAAAGGTTAATCCAAACCCTCTTGTAGGAGCTGTTGTTGTGAAAAATGGAGAGATTATAGGAGAGGGATATCATAAGAAATATGGTGGACCTCATGCTGAAGTATTTGCTTTAGAAGCAGCAGGAGAAGAGGCTAAGGGAGCAGATATATATGTAACTTTAGAGCCTTGTTCTCATTATGGAAAAACACCTCCATGTGCGAAAAAAATTATAGAGATGGGGATAAAAAGATGCTTTATAGCATCTTTAGATCCCAATCCTTTAGTTGCAGGTAGAGGAATAAAGATGATGCAAGATGCTGGAATAGAAGTAGTTACTGGAATTTTAGAAAAAGAGGCAATGGAATTAAATAGAGTCTTTATGAAATATATTTCTAAAAAAACAGCATATCTTTTTTTAAAGTGTGGAATTACTCTTGATGGTAAAATTGCAAGTAGAACAGGAAGTTCTAAATGGATAACAAATGAGATTGCAAGAGAGAAAGTTCAAAAATTAAGAAATAGATATATGGGGATAATGGTAGGAATAAATACTGTGTTAGCAGATGATCCTAGCTTAACAGCAAGAGTTGAAGATGGAAGAGATCCATATAGAATAGTGATAGATCCAGAGTTAAAAATACCATTAACTTCAAAATTTGTAAATTTTCAAGATAAAAAAAGTATCTTAGTAACTTCAAAATTAAACGAGAATAGTGAAAAAATAGAGAAATTAATAGAAAAAGATGTTAAAATATTGTTTTTAGAAGGTAAAGAGTTTAAAATAAAAGAGATATTAGAAAGAATAGGAGCAGAGGGAATAGATGCAATTCTTTTAGAAGGTGGAAGTTATCTTATTTCTAAAGCTTTTGAAGAGGATGCAATTGATGGTGGAGAGATATTTATAGCTCCAAAAATTTTAGGTGATGAGAAAGCAATTCCTTTTATTAAAGGATTTAATTTTGAAAATATAGATGATGGTTTCCAATTAAAAAATGTAAAAATAAACAGCTATGGAAACAATGTATCTGTAGAATTCTATAGATAG
- the ribE gene encoding 6,7-dimethyl-8-ribityllumazine synthase, with amino-acid sequence MKVLEGNYSGRGLRIGIIAARFNEFITSKLIGGAEDALVRHEVAREDIELAWVPGAFEIPLVAKKMAKSGKYDAVITLGAVIKGSTPHFDYVCAEVSKGVASVSLESEIPVIFGVLTTNTIEEAIQRAGTKAGNKGFDAGVTAIEMVNLLKGM; translated from the coding sequence ATGAAAGTATTAGAAGGAAATTATTCAGGTAGAGGGTTAAGAATTGGAATTATTGCAGCTAGATTTAATGAATTTATCACATCAAAACTAATTGGTGGAGCAGAAGATGCACTTGTTAGACATGAAGTAGCAAGAGAAGATATTGAATTAGCTTGGGTACCTGGAGCTTTTGAAATTCCTTTAGTAGCAAAGAAAATGGCAAAGTCAGGAAAATATGATGCAGTAATTACTCTAGGAGCAGTAATTAAAGGATCAACACCACATTTTGATTATGTTTGTGCAGAAGTTTCTAAAGGAGTTGCTTCTGTAAGCCTTGAAAGTGAAATACCAGTTATATTTGGAGTTTTAACTACAAATACTATTGAAGAAGCAATTCAAAGAGCTGGAACAAAAGCAGGAAACAAAGGATTTGATGCAGGAGTTACAGCAATAGAAATGGTAAATCTACTAAAGGGGATGTAA
- a CDS encoding DMT family transporter, which produces MKSKSMAYVILFFAVFFLSTSAIFVKIAAAPAGITAFYRLLITTLALVPFLILKEENRREIGKLNAKQWGMGVLSGFLLSVHYVLWFESLNYTSVASSTVIVCLQPLFALIGGYFIFKEKYSKLALMGCVIAILGSVVIGWGDLQISNEALLGDIMALVAAAIIAGYFMVGQHIRTTLSAIPYSVISFGSGSVFLAIYSLMRNENFIDYPLKTWGAFLGLAFMATILGQFIFTWLLKWLSASIISMSILGEAVGTCILSYFILSEKISLQQGTGIVIILVGLGIFLSQSSKRK; this is translated from the coding sequence TTCTGTCAACATCGGCAATTTTTGTAAAGATTGCAGCAGCACCAGCAGGTATAACAGCATTTTATAGATTGCTGATTACAACTTTAGCTCTTGTTCCATTTTTAATTTTAAAAGAGGAAAATAGAAGAGAGATAGGAAAGCTAAATGCAAAGCAATGGGGAATGGGGGTACTTTCAGGATTTTTACTATCAGTTCATTATGTATTGTGGTTTGAATCTTTGAATTATACTTCAGTTGCTAGTTCAACAGTTATAGTTTGTTTACAGCCATTATTTGCTCTAATAGGGGGATATTTTATCTTTAAAGAGAAGTATTCTAAATTGGCATTAATGGGATGTGTTATAGCTATCTTAGGTTCAGTTGTAATAGGTTGGGGAGATCTACAAATAAGTAATGAAGCATTACTAGGAGATATAATGGCTCTTGTAGCTGCTGCTATAATAGCTGGATATTTCATGGTAGGCCAACATATTAGAACAACTTTATCAGCTATTCCATATTCAGTTATAAGTTTTGGAAGTGGATCGGTGTTTTTAGCTATTTATTCACTTATGAGAAATGAAAATTTCATAGATTATCCATTGAAAACTTGGGGAGCATTTTTAGGGCTAGCATTTATGGCTACAATTTTAGGACAATTTATATTTACTTGGCTTTTAAAATGGTTAAGTGCTTCAATAATATCTATGAGTATACTTGGAGAAGCAGTTGGAACTTGTATATTAAGCTACTTTATTCTTTCAGAGAAGATAAGTTTACAACAAGGAACAGGTATAGTAATAATTTTAGTTGGGCTTGGAATATTCTTAAGCCAAAGTAGCAAAAGAAAATAG